The window GGAAGTATCCATTGCTCACAATGCCATCGTACATGGCTGTACAATAAAGGATCGGGTGATGATAGGAATGGGAGCCATCGTTATGGATGATGCAGTGGTCAACGAAGGTGCTGTAATTGCTGCAGGGGCTGTGGTTCTTGCGGGCACTATCGTAGAAAGCAACAGCATTTATGCAGGGATCCCGGCAAAGCGAGTCAAAGAAACAGGAAAGGAAATGAAGGAGGCCATTACAAGAATTGCCTCCAACTATCCTAAGTATGCCAGTTGGTATAAAGACGAATAAGCTAGACGGTTTCTTCCGGTCTGAATCGCATGGATTCGGGGTAGGGGAAGGCATGGATCAATTCCCCTTTTTTTAGTTTGGATTGAATGCCGCTCCAATATTCAGGGTCAAACAACTCCGGGTTGTTTTCAATAAAATAGGCCTTTACATCTTGTCTGCCGATCATGAACCGTTTAAAATCTTCCGGAAACACATCATTTTCCTTGATTTCATACCATGGTCTTGAAGCATATATTTGATCATAGGTTTGAGGTTTTGGCTTGGCGCGGAAATTCATGCAATGCAAAAATTCAATTTCATCATAATCATAAAAAATGACTCTATTTTGCCGTGTTACTCCAAAATTTTTGGTCATCATGTCACCCGGGAAAATATTTGCTTGGGCCATCTGTAAGATGGCTTTGGCATATTCATCAACTGCATGTTTGGCTTCTTCTAGGCTGCAGGTTTCCAAGTAAAGATTTAAGGGTCGCAAACGCCTTTCAATGTACAAGTGTTTGATTACAAGTGTATCTCCCTCAATGGATAAAAGGGAATTTACATTGGTTTTCAACTCCTTCATCAATAAGGGGTCTATTCTATTTAATGGGAGCCTGAAATTTTCAAATTCATGGGTGTCAGCCATTCTACCCACCCTGTCATGTAGCCCCACCAGTTTGTATTTTTCTTTTACTTGTTGCCTGGTCATGTTTTTAGGAGGTTCAAAATGGTCTTTGATAAGCTTAAAAACAATGTTTGAAGAAGGAAGGGTGAAAACGGTCATCACCATGCCTTTGATTCCTTCAGCTAAAATAAAATGGTCCTCACTCTGCTCTAGGTGGTTTGTAAAATCTTTGTAGAAAGCTGTTTTACCATGTTTATTAAAGCCTATGGCATTGTACAACTCATAGGGGCGTTTGTGTTGGATAACTGATTGGAGAAAATTAACTGTTTGTGAGGGAATGGCTATTGGGGCCATAAAGTAGGATCTTGTATAACTGAAAATCCCACTCATTATATTGGGATCAAAAATAAGCGTGTCGGCAAATATGCCTTTCTCATTATGCAAAAAGGGAATGATAAAAGGCATCCATTTATTACCCAGATAGGTTCTACCTATTAAATATGCTGCTTTATTGCGATAGAACACATCCCTCAATACTTGTGTGGTGGTTTCTTTGGTTGCTTTGTACCTGCTTAAAATCACCTTTTTAACACTTTCTACTAAAAAATTGATGTCTTTTTCTTTTTGATAATAAGGAACGCCAAAGTCAAATTCTTCCAAGATTTTTGTAAAAGCATCATGTAGTTCTACCTGCGCAGGGTAGTTTCTAAATAAAGATTCGTCAATGCTATCCATTTCGTTGGTTCCTGACAAATCATAAAACATCAGTGATTCATCAATCAGTTTTCCCGGAAATACTTTTCTAAAAACCGAATTAAAAAATGTACCTGCTAGCTCTCTGTCTTCATTTGAAGCGATGGCATGAAAATAACTTTCTCGAATTTTAGCCCAAACTTCCTTGTTGTCCGCCTTCTCATTAAGCAATGCCTTGCAGGTTGTGATAATAGCTTTGAGTTGGTCTTTATACAAGCGCAATCTTTCTCTGTGGTTGGCATGTAATTGTTGCCAATCTCTATTTTTAAAGTTTTCAGGAATCCTCAGGGTGATTTGTTTGAAATCACTGATGTAGGTATCATAACCATTCAAAATCGTTTCAACTATGTTACTAATAAGTTCTTTACTCATAATGGCTGTACCTTTTGGTCAAGGGATTGATTAGAGGGGGATATTAGAATATTATTTTTTTATTGCAAAATTATTAACCTTTGGATTTGCAGATTTATTCCTTAATTTCGTTCGAGTTTATTCTGTTTAGAATAAACACAATAGGTTTAATAGGTTTGATAAGTGAAAAAGGCCTGAATAATATTCAGGCCTTTTTTCAATCCAAAAAACACCCGCATATGGATTTAGGTCACTTGGTAAACAATTTGGTGAAAGTTCTGGAGGGACCTTTGCCCGGTAGGTCAGCGCAAGAGCGAATGGCTCCTATACCTCTTGAGATGGATCGTTTTGATAAACAACAGATGGTAAATGCCAGAAAAGGCGCTGTGCTGATGTTAATATGCCCTTCCCCGGATCAAAAAAATATTTTTGTACCTTTTATAAAAAGAGCTACTTATGAAGGGGTGCACAGTGGTCAGATTGCTTTGCCCGGAGGAAAGAAGGAACATACAGATCAAGATTTAGGTGAAACGGCATTGAGGGAGACAGAGGAAGAAATTGGAGTGGCGAGTGACAGCATTCAAATCATTGGTTCTTTGACTGATCTTTACATTCCTCCTAGTAATTTTTCTGTAAGGCCTTTTATTGGTTATTCATCAAAATCCCCAACTTTTTTAATTGACAAAAGAGAAGTTGACCGGCTAATTTTATGCAATTTCGATGAATTAACAGATGAGGCCATTGTAAAGAAAAAGGGGATGGACTTGGCCGGAGGTCATCGGATCCAGGCGCCCTATTATGAAATTAATCAAGAAGTGGTTTGGGGGCTACGGCGATGATATTAAGTGAGTTTTTAACGCTTTGGAAAGAAATCAAATAAATGTGGAAAGTGCGCTAATTACAAATGATGCAGTAGTTTTTGGCCTCCTTATGGGAGTACTTGGTTTGGTTTTCTATACCTCTGCAAGTGCCCACCCGGTTTTTAAAGCCATATACCGGGTAGTGCCGGTGGTTTTATTGTGTTATTTTCTGCCTGCATTGTTCAATACCATAGGTCTAATATCCGGAAATGATTCTCAGTTGTATTTTGTAGCTTCAAGGTATTTATTACCTACTTCTTTGGTTTTACTAACCTTAAGTATTGATCTCAAAAGCATTGCGAAGTTAGGCCCAAAAGCGCTTATTATGTTTTTGACCGGAACATTTGGTATTGTGATAGGTGGACCGGTGTCCTTATTTTTAGTAGCTCAGTTTTTCCCTGAAGTATTGGGAGGAACCGGGGCTGATGAAACCTGGAGAGGTCTCGCCACCATTGCCGGGAGCTGGATAGGAGGAAGTGCCAACCAAACCGCTATGTTGGAGCTATTTGGAGCTAGCCCTATGCTTTTTAGTCAAATGATAGCAGTAGATGTTATTGTTGCGAATCTATGGATGGCATTTTTGTTGTATTGGGCAGGAAACCCAGGGTTTTTTGATAAAATTTTAAAGGCAGATACTTCGGCCATTACAGCACTGAAGAAGAAGGTAGAGATCCAACAAAAGAATAACGTTAAAATTCCCAATTTGTCCGATGCCATGACCATCCTAGGTCTCGGTTTTTTTATTACCGGGTGTTCTCATTTCTTCGGAACCTATTTGGGAGACTTTATTGGTGAAAATTATCCTGAACTGAAACCCTATTCATTGGACTCTAGATTCTTTTGGTTGGTAATTTTAGCTACCACAGGAGGTTTGATTTTGTCTTTTACACGGTGGAGAAAATTAGAAAATGTAGGGGCTTCCAGAATGGGTAGTGTTTTGCTTTATGTCCTTGTGGCTACCATAGGAATGCAGATGGACCTTGCTGCGGTATTAGACAACCCAGTTTATTTTTTGGTTGGAATTATTTGGATGGGATTTCATATATTGTTTATGCTCATTGTAGCCTTTATTATTAAGGCCCCATTTTTCTATGTGGCCATAGGTTCTCAGGCCAATGTAGGAGGAGCGGCATCTGCGCCGATAGTTGCCTCTGCTTTTCATCCAGCTTTGGCACCGGTAGGCGTTCTTTTGGCTGTATTGGGCTACGGTGTTGGTACCTATGGTGCTTATATATGTGGCATATTGTTGCAATTGGCCTTTGGAGGATAGCTATGAAACCCAGGAGAAAATACATTTTTATTTGTAACGGAAAGGATTGTAAAAAGAATGATAGCAAATCCTTTTCCTCATCCCTCAAACAAGCAGTGAGTATAGCGCCTTTAAAAGGTAATTTTAAATTGGTTAAGACAAAGTGTATGGATTGTTGTAAATCAGGTCCAATAGCTGTATATAATAATCAACTGGTGAAAAAAGGAGATACTGATAAATTAATCCAATTTCTTATGAAAGACCTTTTATAACAAGAATATACAATTAATTAAATATATTCGGGAAAGTGTATTATTTATGACTTGACTACTTTTTACGGTGTATTTATAAATTATTGCATTTATTTTTGCATATTTATTTTTTAGTAGTCATTAGGGGCTTTGTTTTTATTATTCAAAATTGTTAGAGATTTGAATATTGTTAGTAACTTATAGGATTAAACCTATGGAACCCAATACCTAGTGTTCTCAGTTTTTAATTTAGCATTGTGACAGGTTAATACCTGATTTTAATCATGGAAAAAGAGTTTTATAAAAATCTCTTTCAAGGCAATGAAAAGAGCCTTGATTTATTTTTGGTATTTGATAACAGCCAAGTGATATTTTCGAGTGGTAATTGGCAAGGGCGATTATCTGAGGAAGCATCATGGGAAAATTATTTATCAAATTTTAAAGGGTTGGTTATCGATATTAATTCATTCTTTAATGATTCATCCCAAACTCATTTCCGTAGCCTTTCTAATTACGATCAAAAATTGGGACTTCAAATTTGGGTGGAAGGAAAGGTTGTGGAAGGTAAGGGTAAGATCTGCGTAGCTAATGGTAAATATATAGAAGGAGTTTCTTTTCTATCAAGCGAATTATTATTAGATAATGAGCAAAGTATTTCTTTAGGACAGGAAGATGTTACAGCCTTTTTAAAGGGTAAGTTGGAATTTGATCAGCAGGTTAATGAAGTCTCTGCTGCATTTTTAAATGCTTCAGAGGATGAATGGGACAAGGTTTTCCTTAAAGCTTTGGCAATGGTGGTCAAATTTCAAGGTGCAGATGTGGGTAATTTTTTTTATGTCAACCATGAGTTGGAGCAACTGGAATGTTTTTTTGAATACAAGGCAAACCCTGATGCCGGATTACTTAAAATAAACCAAACCATATCCATTGTAGGGCAGAAGTCTTTTTTAAGCCATTTAAAAAGTGCCGGATTTATTGCTGTGGGTGACCTGAAAAAATCAATTTACAAGGATTCTTTTGAGGCTTTAATCGCGGAGAAATTTGGTTTTACAGCTTATATCATTGTTCCTATTTTTGCAGATAACAATCTATTGGGTTTATTTACTTTAAGTAGTGCTAAGGCCCAACCCAACTGGACGCCTAATCATAAGAATAGATTTGGAATCAGGCAATTGGCTGATGTATTTGGAGCTGCAGTAATCAATCGATCTACAAAATCCAAGCTGTTCAGAAATGAGAAATTACTGAGCTCTACAGAGGTATTGGCCAAATCAGGTTCCTGGAGATTGCAGAATACCGGAAGGAAGATTTTTCTTTCAAAGGGTATCAATCGAATATTTGACTTGGACCCATCTTTGGATGTTTTAGAGGTAGGTGAATTATTATCACTTATATCGTCTCCGGATAGGGAGCGTGTCAAAGCTAAAGTCCAGGAAGCATTGGCTCATAGAAAATCTGTTTCCGGTGAATTTGTCTTCACCAACCCCAACGGGAAGGAAAAACACATTTCATATCTTATTCAAATAAATCAACTCACTGCTAAAAGTAACTTAGAGGTTTTTGGTTATTGTAATGACATAACCGAGAAAAAAACTGTTGAGCGCAGACTTTTATTCGAATCTCAGATTCTCGCTCAGGTAAATGAACCAATTTATGTTACTGACCTTAGTTTGAATGTGGTTTATATGAATGAGGTGGCAATTTTTGAAGGAGAGCCCACTCAAAATGGTCAGGGTGGAAAGATTAGCGATTTTTTCAAAATCACCAATGATCCAAATATCTCATTCCAACAATTAATTGAAATTGCATCGGAATCAGGGATATGTGTGGAAGAACTTCAGATATTAGATAATTCAGGGAAGGTTCAACCCTATGAAGTTTCTGTCAAACCCATTCAGAATGCAGAAATAGAAAAAATTGGCTATTCTTTTCTGATGAGGAACCTTACTACCAAGATTCAGCGTGAGGAAATGGCAAAAAAAGCCAAGCTTATTATTGAGAATAGTCCTGCCGTACTGTTTGAAGTTGAGCCGAATGAAGGATTCAAAATCTCTTATATTACAGAAAACATTAATCAGTTTGGATACCTTGCCGAAAATTTAGTTGAGGAAGCCCAAAGTCTAAAAGATTTTATTCATCCTGAAGATCATTGCACTTTTGAAAAAGAACTTTTACAAGGAGAAAGGACCCAATACAGCAGAGAGTATAGGTTTTTAACAGCAGATGGGGATTATAAATGGGTGGAGGATAAAATTCGCCCTAAATTTGATGCTGAAGGAAATGTGGTGCTATATGAAGGTTTATTTCATGATGTTAGCGATAGAAGAAAGGACAGGCTTGAAATTGAGAAAATTCAGGACAGGTACCGAGTTCTGGCCTCCAATATTCCATTCACCAATGTGTTTTTAATCGACAAGAGCTTAAGGTACTTGGTGGCTGAAGGATTGAACTTCGACAACTGGGGTTTCGATAAGTCTTACTTTGAAGGTAGAAAAATTTCGGAAGTACATACCGTAACGCGCAAAGTGGTGGAACCATTGGTTACGAATGCAGTAGAGAAGAAAAAAACGCTTTCTGATACTTTAAACTATCTGGGGAGGATTTATGAATTGACTGCCAAGCCGATCTTTAAAGATGACCATTTGGAATACATTTTAGGGATCGTTAGAGATATTACAGAGGAATATGTAGCCAAAAAGGAACTGAAAAAAAGTGAAATTAAGTACAGAAGCCTAGTAGAGGAGTCTACTGAAATCATTTTTTCTATTACAGCCCAATTGGAATTAAGTTACGTTTCTCCCAATATCAAGCAGTTTTTAGGGTATGAGACTTATGAATTTACAAGCGGAGACTTTACTGATTACCTTCACCCTGAAGATGCACAAGTATTACAAAATGGTAACGTAAGTTCTATCAATTATTTTAAAGAACATCCGATATTCGAGTTTAGACTTAGGCATAGGAAAGGGCATTATCGGATTTTTAGCTCAAGCGGTAAAGTTATAAGAGACGAAAAGAATGAAATCCGGTATTATACAGGGATAGCCAGAGACATTACCAAATTAAAAGAGACGCAGAAAGAACTGTACAAAGCAAAAGAAAGAGCAGAAGCAGCCTTGAATGCTAAAAGTCAATTTTTGTCCGTGATGAGTCATGAGATAAGGACACCAATGAACGCGGTAATAGGGCTTTCCCATCTTCTGATAGAAGACAATCCAAGGGAGGACCAATTGGAAAATTTGCGTACTTTACAATTTTCAGCGGAAAACCTTCTGGGCCTTATTAATGATATCTTGGACTTCAACAAGATTGATTCCGGAAAACTGATTTTGGAACGGGTACCTTTTGAACCAAAAAATCTAATCAATAGGATTATTCATTCTTACAGTTACCAAATCAGGGATAAAGCCTTGGAAATTATCTATGAGCCGGATTTTTCTATTCCCAATACACTTGTAGGAGACCCTGTACGAATTGCCCAGATCCTAAATAACCTGATTAGCAATGCGATTAAATTTACAGACAAAGGGTTTATTAAAATTATACTCGAACTTGTCAATAAAGAAAGTGACCATGTTAACATTCGATTTACTGTAAAAGATTCAGGAATAGGAGTTGCCCCGAGTAAGGTGGATAGTATTTTTGATGCTTTTACACAGGCAAGTTCAGATACAACAAGAAAGTATGGAGGTACAGGTTTAGGTCTGGCTATTGTAAAAAAGCTTACCAAGCTATTTGGTACAGAAATTCACTTGGAATCCAAGTTGGGTGAAGGTTCTACCTTCTGGTTTGATATACGGTTTAAGGTACAACAGGAGTCCATGCGAAAGTCTAAGGCCAAGAAAGTGGTAAAAGACGACCACCTTGGAGACAAAAGGATTCTAGTGGCTGAAGACAATCTCGTGAACCAAGTCTTACTTAGAAAATACCTTTCCAAATGGGGAGTGGGTGAAATAAAATTTGCTGACAACGGAAAAATAGCATTGGATCTATTTGTCAAAAATGATTTCGACTTGGTTCTTCTTGATTTGCAAATGCCTGAAATGGACGGGTTTGAGGTGGCAAAAATTATCCGTAAGCTAGACTTGGTAGCGAAAAGAAACGTGCCAATTATAGCACTAACAGCCTCCTCCTTGCTTGAAGTAAAAGACCAGCTTGAAGCTTCCGGGATGGACGATTACGTTTCCAAACCATTCACCCCTGAGAATTTATATGGTAAAATAATCAACTATCTCTGATTTTGTATGGATTTTTATGGTTAAACGGTAGCAAGATTCCCCGGCTAAAATTATATCTTTGCATCTTTAAATAGCCCTATGAGATGGATCTTATACATACCCCTTTGGTTGGGATTAGCCTTTAATTTACATGCCCAAGGCAATGTTTCTGAGCGGTCTACCATTTATGTGTTGGCCGGTACCTCGGGAGCTAATATCAGAGAATTCAATGAGATGCTTGCTGATAAAGGTATTTCAAACCTTAGAGGAGGATATACCACTTTAGGGGTAGGCTACCAATACAGATTGTCCGATTTTATTTTGGGTTTTGAGCTCTATCAAAATACCGGGGCAAATTCCTATTACAGGGATTATGTAATTGATAATAGAAGTACCCGTTTTTACATGAATGTTGGGTATGCACTTACCCAAGAAAGTAATTTTCACCTGATTCATTACATGTCTTTAGGGGCAGGTTATGTCAACTTTGAAATGCTAAAGGATCAGAGAAATGTAGAAGACTTTAGCGCATTTTTGCAGCAACCTGAACAGGGTTTTATTTTAAGAGAGCGAAATATTCATAAGGGGACCCAAAACTTCGGAGGGTTTTTAACTGAAATTGGCTTTCAGTTTGGATATGATTTTAGTCTTCCGGGCCTTGAAGAAACTGTTGGTCTCTTAGGAAAGTTTGGCTATTCCTTTAGCCCTTTTGAAGGGGCTTGGGAAATGAATGACATTACATTTGATAACCTACAGAGCGGAGCTTTTTTTCGGTTGGGTGCAGGGTTGTCAATGCCTGACAAAAACTTGTTTTTTCCTGATGCCGGAATTGGTGCCCATTTCTTTTATGGTTACAATTTCACCAAGCCCGGCATGCTTAATGAATATTTGGTCAACAACGGCTTGTCTCCGTTTAAAGATCAACCCAACAATTTTGGGATGAAGATCATCGGAGGAAATCGCAGGTGGTTGTATTCTTTTGATGTTTTCAATATTGCCAACTCTGGAAGGGCCAGTGAAAATCAAGACCACACACTCAATAGTGTAAGGTTGTATGGGAACTATGGTTATCAGCTTTACAAAATGAGAAATCTTGAACTTGGTGTGATGGCCGGCTTAGGCTATGGGAATGTCCGATACACACTATCAAAAGATAATAAGCCGGATTTTCCTGCATTGTTTGAGGAGCCGGATTACGATGGCTACTTAAAAAGCAGCGGGTTAATGGCTAAATCCGAAGTGATGGTGGCTTATGCAATACCTGTATTTAAGAAGATGTTTAGGATGGTTTCCTCAGCACATGCTGGTTACGAACAGCCTTTAAATAAGTATAAATTTGGAGATTTGAACATGACCAATTATATGGCCGGGCCCTATTTTCAAATTGGCCTTGGAATAAGGCCTTGACGAAATCCTCGCGCTGTTGGGATAGGAAAATATTTCGAGGACAGTACATTATGCTTTAGCAGTTTACATTAAAAAAATAAAACTACGACCAATATTTATTTGTTAGGCAAAGTCTTCCAACAAATTAGATTTCAAAAATAACAACTATTTACATCTCCTATTTGTTTAGGTTAGAAGATTGAGGAGATTTATTAAACCCTATATCTCTATAGGTTATTAAAGATTTTCACAAAAAAAAGAACTTATTTACTGAATTCATGTTACTTTTGAATCGCTTATCGAGAAAGACGGAGGGTAGGGCCCTATGATGTCTTAGCAACCTGAGTTAACAAGGTGCTAATTCCCGTTCCGGAAATGCCGGATAAAGATGAGCCGCAAAAGTTAGAAAAATGCTCTAGTTTTACATCGGTTCATGCTCGTATAAGCTTTTTATTTTAATATACGATTCAAATGGCAAACAGAACCAACTTATTACTTCAACAATTACAAAAGCGCATTTTGATATTGGATGGTGCTATGGGTACCATGATCCAAAGATATGGGCTTAAGGAGGAAGATTTTAGAAATCAAGAACTTGCCACTGTCAAAAAATCATTAAAAGGTAACAATGACTTGCTGTCTTTGACCCGGCCGGATATCATCAAAGCGATACACAAAGCTTATTTTGAAGCAGGAGCAGACATTGTAGAAACCAATACTTTTAGCAGTACCACAATTGCTCAGGAAGATTACGGACTTGCAGAACTGGCCTATAAACTCAATTTTGAGTCTGCCAAGCTTGCCCGAGAAGTGGCCGACGAATTCTCCGCCGACGAACCTGAAAAACCAAGATTTGTGGCAGGAGCTATTGGGCCAACCAACAGAACTGCTTCCCTATCTCCGGATGTAAATGACCCCGGTTTCAGAGCTGTAAGCTTTGACCAATTGGTCAGTGCCTATGCGGAGCAGGTAGAAGGGTTATTGGATGGAGGTGTGGATACCCTTTTGGTTGAAACGGTATTTGATACCTTAAATGCCAAAGCAGCAATTTTTGCCATTCAAGAAGTTTATGAAAAGAGGGGATTACCCTTGGAACCTTCAGAAGGAGGCATTCCCATAATGGTCTCGGGAACCATCACTGATGCTTCCGGAAGAACCCTTTCCGGACAAACCACAGAGGCATTCTTAATATCAATTGCACATGTGCCCTTATTGAGTGTAGGCTTAAATTGTGCCTTAGGGGCAGCTGAACTTAGACCCTACTTAAAGGTCTTGTCAGACAAGTCCCCCTTCAATGTGAGTGTTTACCCCAATGCCGGCCTTCCCAATGAATTTGGAGAATACGATCAGGGTCCGGAAGAAATGGATAAGGAAGTAAGCCTGTTTTTAAAAGAAGGCTGGGTCAATATTGTTGGTGGCTGCTGCGGAACCACTCCGGAACATATTGCTGCTTTGGCCGAGTCTGCAAGTAAATATCCGCCAAGAAATCTACACGTTTTAACGGAAGAAGATTAATTTCATGAGTAAACCTACTAAAATATCCACCTTGCAATTATCAGGGTTAGAGCCACTGATTTTTAATGAATCCTTGAATTTTGTGAACATTGGTGAGCGTACCAATGTCACAGGTTCTAAGAAATTCGCAAGACTTGTATTGAATGACAACTATGACGAAGCGCTTGAAGTAGCCTTAGACCAAGTACGAGGAGGAGCGCAAATCTTAGATGTATGTATGGATGAAGCCATGCTAGATGGGGAGGCCGCCATGGTGAAATTCCTTAATCTGGTAGCCTCAGAACCTGAAATAAGTAGGATACCTGTAATGGTGGATAGCTCCAAATGGAGAATTATTTTGGCAGGACTTAAATGCATTCAAGGCAAAGGAATTGTCAATTCCATTAGTCTAAAAAATGGGGAGGAAGAATTTTTGTTCCAAGCCAAAACCATTAAAAAGTTTGGGGCTGCAGTGGTGGTCATGGCCTTTGATGAAAAAGGGCAAGCGGACTCTTACCAAAGGCGAATCGATATTTGTAAAAGGTCCTACGACTTGCTTACGGAGAAAATTAAATTTAATCCTCAAGACATTATCTTTGACCCCAATATCTTTCCGGTGGCTACCGGAATGGACGAACATAAAAACAATGCCGTTGACTTTTTTAAAGCCACCAAATGGATTAAAGAAAATCTTCCCGGTGCAAAGGTAAGTGGTGGAGTGAGTAACGTCTCTTTCTCTTTTAGAGGCAATAATCCGGTAAGAGAAGCCATGCATGCGGTATTCTTGTATCATGCCATAAAACATGGGATGGATATGGGAATAGTTAATCCATCTATGTTAGAGATTTATGACGACATCCCCAAAGACCTGCTTGAACGGGTAGAGGATGTGATGTGGAATAAACGGGAAGACGCTACTGAGAGATTATTGGATTTTGCTGACTCGGTAAAATCTCAAGGGAAAAAAGGCAAAGCAGATGAAGCTTGGAGAAGCCTGCCGGTGGAAAAAAGAATTCAACATGCTTTAGTCAAAGGGGTGTTGGACCATATCATTGAGGATACAGAAGAAGCACGCCAGCAATTGATCGATGCGTTAAAGGTCATTGAGGGTCCACTTATGGATGGGATGAATGTAGTTGGTGACCTTTTTGGTGAAGGTAAAATGTTTTTACCCCAGGTAGTAAAGAGTGCCAGAGTAATGAAGAAAGCTGTGGCTTACCTTGAACCATTTATGCCGGTTCCGGGCACCAATGAAGCCACAGGAGAGCAGGAGGATAATGTGAAGCGAATTTTATTGGCTACAGTAAAAGGAGATGTACATGACATTGGCAAAAATATAGTAGGAGTGGTCTTGGCTTGTAATTCTTACAAGATTATAGACCTGGGTGTGATGGTTGAAACTGATCGAATCATTCAAGAAGCTGTGGACAATGATGCCCATATTATCGGGCTAAGTGGGCTGATTACACCTTCATTGGATGAAATGGTTAATGTGGCTTCAGAAATGGAAAGACGGGGGCTGGATATTCCGCTTTTGATAGGAGGGGCAACCACCTCAAGAATCCATACTGCAGTGAAGATAGATCCCGTTTATAGTGGCATAGTTGTGCATGTGGCAGATGCTTCCAAGTCAGTCCCGGTGGCAGGAGAGGCCATTAGCAAAGAAACTAGGGATGCGTATAAAAAAGACATTAAAGCAACCTACCAGAAATTAAGGGAGGTACATGCAGCCAAGCAAGAGGTGAAACAAATGGCTACTTATAATGAAGCCAAAGCCAACCCTGTTGCCATAGATTGGGCGAATTATACACCTGTGAAGCCAAATAAATTGGGAGTGACTGTTTTGAAGAACATGGACCTTTCAATCATTAGAAATTATATTGACTGGACTCCTTTTTTCAGTACTTGGATGCTTTCAGGAAGATTTCCAAAGATTTTGAAGGATCCGGTAGTAGGCGCAGAGGCTCTTAAATTGTACAATGATGCCAATAAGATGTTAGATCGAATAGTGAATGAAGGTTGGTTGACAGCCAATGCTGTATTTGGTCTGTTTCCTGTGCAAAGATCCGGAGATGATTTGATGGTTGATCCTAATTTTACCGAGGGAAAACCCTTTTCCTTTCACTTCCTAAGACAACAAGGAAAAAAAGGTAAAGGAATTCCAAACCGCTCATTGGCAGATTATATCCATCCCGACAGTACAGATTATATGGGAGGATTTGCTGTTACAGCAGGGTTGAATATTGAAAAAAAGCTTAAGGAATTCCAGGAACAAGGGGATGATTACAACGACATCATGTTGAAGGCAATGGCTGACCGATTGGCAGAGG of the Cyclobacterium marinum DSM 745 genome contains:
- a CDS encoding PAS domain S-box protein, giving the protein MEKEFYKNLFQGNEKSLDLFLVFDNSQVIFSSGNWQGRLSEEASWENYLSNFKGLVIDINSFFNDSSQTHFRSLSNYDQKLGLQIWVEGKVVEGKGKICVANGKYIEGVSFLSSELLLDNEQSISLGQEDVTAFLKGKLEFDQQVNEVSAAFLNASEDEWDKVFLKALAMVVKFQGADVGNFFYVNHELEQLECFFEYKANPDAGLLKINQTISIVGQKSFLSHLKSAGFIAVGDLKKSIYKDSFEALIAEKFGFTAYIIVPIFADNNLLGLFTLSSAKAQPNWTPNHKNRFGIRQLADVFGAAVINRSTKSKLFRNEKLLSSTEVLAKSGSWRLQNTGRKIFLSKGINRIFDLDPSLDVLEVGELLSLISSPDRERVKAKVQEALAHRKSVSGEFVFTNPNGKEKHISYLIQINQLTAKSNLEVFGYCNDITEKKTVERRLLFESQILAQVNEPIYVTDLSLNVVYMNEVAIFEGEPTQNGQGGKISDFFKITNDPNISFQQLIEIASESGICVEELQILDNSGKVQPYEVSVKPIQNAEIEKIGYSFLMRNLTTKIQREEMAKKAKLIIENSPAVLFEVEPNEGFKISYITENINQFGYLAENLVEEAQSLKDFIHPEDHCTFEKELLQGERTQYSREYRFLTADGDYKWVEDKIRPKFDAEGNVVLYEGLFHDVSDRRKDRLEIEKIQDRYRVLASNIPFTNVFLIDKSLRYLVAEGLNFDNWGFDKSYFEGRKISEVHTVTRKVVEPLVTNAVEKKKTLSDTLNYLGRIYELTAKPIFKDDHLEYILGIVRDITEEYVAKKELKKSEIKYRSLVEESTEIIFSITAQLELSYVSPNIKQFLGYETYEFTSGDFTDYLHPEDAQVLQNGNVSSINYFKEHPIFEFRLRHRKGHYRIFSSSGKVIRDEKNEIRYYTGIARDITKLKETQKELYKAKERAEAALNAKSQFLSVMSHEIRTPMNAVIGLSHLLIEDNPREDQLENLRTLQFSAENLLGLINDILDFNKIDSGKLILERVPFEPKNLINRIIHSYSYQIRDKALEIIYEPDFSIPNTLVGDPVRIAQILNNLISNAIKFTDKGFIKIILELVNKESDHVNIRFTVKDSGIGVAPSKVDSIFDAFTQASSDTTRKYGGTGLGLAIVKKLTKLFGTEIHLESKLGEGSTFWFDIRFKVQQESMRKSKAKKVVKDDHLGDKRILVAEDNLVNQVLLRKYLSKWGVGEIKFADNGKIALDLFVKNDFDLVLLDLQMPEMDGFEVAKIIRKLDLVAKRNVPIIALTASSLLEVKDQLEASGMDDYVSKPFTPENLYGKIINYL
- a CDS encoding homocysteine S-methyltransferase family protein is translated as MANRTNLLLQQLQKRILILDGAMGTMIQRYGLKEEDFRNQELATVKKSLKGNNDLLSLTRPDIIKAIHKAYFEAGADIVETNTFSSTTIAQEDYGLAELAYKLNFESAKLAREVADEFSADEPEKPRFVAGAIGPTNRTASLSPDVNDPGFRAVSFDQLVSAYAEQVEGLLDGGVDTLLVETVFDTLNAKAAIFAIQEVYEKRGLPLEPSEGGIPIMVSGTITDASGRTLSGQTTEAFLISIAHVPLLSVGLNCALGAAELRPYLKVLSDKSPFNVSVYPNAGLPNEFGEYDQGPEEMDKEVSLFLKEGWVNIVGGCCGTTPEHIAALAESASKYPPRNLHVLTEED